From one Mycobacterium colombiense CECT 3035 genomic stretch:
- a CDS encoding ABC transporter permease produces MSAVAAPARRERRSASWSVRLSAALLILVAAWAVAPGLFTGRNPLKGKSVDKFQPPSSAHWFGTDHLGRDVLTRVIYGTSHTIATAGLAVAVGLLIGSVVGVLAGVSGPVVDAVGMRFADVLLALPGFLVSVWIVTAYGPGPLSVGIGVGIGSIAVFARVFRAEVLRVRALDYVEAAFLSGETRWSVIRRHIVPNAAGVVIALTVIDLSSAILLISALGYLGYSAPPPTPEWGLLVAEGRRYLATAWWLTTLPGAVVLLVILALGVVSRRALTSNRI; encoded by the coding sequence TTGAGCGCGGTCGCGGCACCCGCCCGCCGCGAGCGGCGTTCGGCGTCCTGGTCGGTGCGGCTGTCCGCGGCCTTACTGATCCTGGTCGCCGCATGGGCGGTCGCTCCCGGGCTGTTTACCGGCCGAAACCCGTTGAAGGGAAAGTCCGTTGACAAGTTTCAGCCGCCCAGCTCGGCGCACTGGTTCGGCACCGACCATCTGGGCCGCGATGTGCTGACGCGGGTCATCTACGGGACTTCGCACACCATCGCGACGGCCGGGCTGGCGGTGGCGGTGGGACTGCTGATCGGCAGCGTCGTCGGCGTCCTCGCCGGCGTATCCGGGCCGGTCGTCGACGCGGTCGGCATGCGATTTGCCGATGTGCTGCTGGCGCTGCCGGGTTTTCTGGTGTCCGTATGGATCGTCACCGCCTACGGTCCGGGCCCGCTGTCGGTTGGCATCGGTGTGGGCATCGGTTCGATCGCGGTCTTCGCCCGGGTGTTTCGCGCCGAGGTGCTACGCGTTCGGGCGCTGGACTATGTCGAGGCGGCCTTCCTGTCCGGGGAGACCCGCTGGTCGGTGATCCGCCGCCACATCGTCCCCAACGCGGCGGGGGTCGTTATCGCCCTGACCGTCATCGATCTCAGCAGCGCGATCTTGTTGATCTCGGCGTTGGGTTATCTCGGCTACAGCGCCCCGCCGCCGACACCGGAGTGGGGGCTGCTGGTCGCCGAGGGCCGCCGCTACCTGGCGACCGCGTGGTGGCTCACCACGCTGCCCGGCGCCGTCGTCCTGCTGGTGATCCTGGCGCTCGGTGTGGTGAGCCGCCGGGCGCTGACGTCCAACCGGATCTGA
- the aroB gene encoding 3-dehydroquinate synthase — translation MTRNGDPVTIEVAVDPPYPVIVGTRLLGELDELLGGRHKVAIVHQPVLTETAEVIRSRLADKGVDAHRIEIPDAEEGKDLPVVGFLWEVLGRIGIGRKDALISLGGGAATDVAGFAAATWLRGVDIVHVPTTLLGMVDAAVGGKTGINTDAGKNLVGSFHQPHAVLVDLDTLQTLPHNELVAGMAEIVKAGFIADPVILDLIEADPQAAVDPSGDVLAELIRRAIAVKAEVVAADEKESELREILNYGHTLGHAIERRERYQWRHGAAVSVGLVFAAELARLAGRLDDATARRHRTILSALGLPVSYDADALPQLLEYMAGDKKSRAGVLRFVVLDGLGKPGRMAGPDPSLLAAAYAGLAEAS, via the coding sequence ATGACCCGCAACGGCGATCCGGTCACCATCGAGGTGGCCGTCGACCCCCCCTACCCGGTGATCGTCGGCACCCGCCTGCTGGGTGAGCTGGACGAACTGCTCGGCGGCCGGCACAAGGTGGCCATCGTCCATCAACCGGTGCTGACCGAGACCGCCGAGGTGATCCGAAGCCGGTTGGCGGACAAGGGCGTTGACGCGCACCGCATCGAAATCCCGGACGCCGAGGAGGGCAAGGACCTCCCGGTGGTGGGCTTCCTGTGGGAAGTGTTGGGCCGCATCGGGATTGGGCGCAAGGACGCGCTGATAAGCCTCGGCGGCGGCGCGGCCACCGACGTCGCCGGATTCGCGGCGGCCACCTGGCTGCGCGGCGTCGACATCGTGCATGTGCCGACCACGCTGCTCGGCATGGTCGACGCGGCCGTCGGCGGCAAGACCGGGATCAACACCGACGCGGGCAAGAACCTGGTCGGGTCGTTTCATCAGCCGCACGCCGTCCTGGTCGACCTCGACACGCTGCAGACGTTGCCGCACAACGAACTTGTGGCCGGGATGGCCGAAATCGTCAAGGCGGGATTCATCGCGGATCCGGTGATCCTGGACCTCATCGAGGCGGACCCGCAGGCCGCCGTCGACCCGTCGGGTGACGTGCTGGCCGAGCTGATCCGCCGCGCGATCGCCGTCAAGGCGGAAGTGGTGGCCGCCGACGAGAAAGAGTCGGAGCTGCGCGAAATCCTGAACTACGGTCACACTCTGGGGCACGCCATCGAGCGTCGCGAGCGCTACCAATGGCGGCACGGCGCCGCGGTGTCGGTGGGGCTGGTCTTCGCCGCCGAGCTGGCCCGGCTGGCCGGCCGCCTCGACGACGCCACCGCCCGGCGGCACCGCACCATCCTGTCCGCGCTCGGCCTGCCGGTCAGCTACGACGCCGACGCGCTGCCGCAGTTGCTGGAATACATGGCGGGAGACAAGAAGTCACGGGCCGGGGTGTTGCGTTTCGTGGTCCTCGACGGCCTGGGCAAGCCGGGCCGGATGGCCGGCCCCGACCCGTCGCTGCTGGCGGCGGCCTATGCCGGACTCGCGGAGGCGTCATGA
- a CDS encoding ABC transporter substrate-binding protein — MSKAATRAAMLGVVFSLVVAGCSSHRHAPSTGPTGAPVRGGTLTYSDVQFVTDTMAANYSANNLMFQVLDRVVYVDPKTDTVHGWLAEAFSRNQNATRYTFTIRDRVTFSDRTPLTAEVVKANFDQLGKGDPGKKMPAFADFVGYDHSEVSGNVVTVFLNRPNTNFYKVLSYSRAGIRAPSTLALDYQRQAKIENVVGSGPFVYQSQIPDQQVVLTKRPDYAWAPSSWPNRGAAYLDKVVFRVIAEPGLRAGAVQSHQVDVARGIQPTDEPALKQGGLQVISVAAPAETANLVGFRINDQVVNDVRVRRALQLGIDRQAVVDTVLSDSYRASDSVLGHDDPLFANVSADIGYEPERAASLLDAAGWRPGSDGVREKNGKKLNLTLAASNQSVVFRPAFEFIESQWRELGVVLQNRAGDTTFFNASSSQQSTPLFGTRIQYNIGLGLLFGRPKSNLTFAKNDDLIALSEEELKETDPARLKDIVAREQRKIIDDQLALVLWDEVQVHAAAPNVHVEFTRYTEPLLQSAWKA, encoded by the coding sequence ATGTCGAAGGCAGCGACGCGCGCGGCGATGCTGGGCGTGGTCTTCTCCCTCGTGGTGGCGGGGTGTTCGAGCCACCGGCACGCTCCCAGCACCGGGCCCACCGGGGCGCCGGTGCGCGGTGGCACGTTGACCTACTCCGATGTCCAGTTCGTCACCGACACCATGGCGGCCAACTACAGCGCGAACAACCTGATGTTCCAGGTGCTCGACCGGGTGGTGTACGTCGACCCGAAGACCGACACGGTGCACGGGTGGCTGGCAGAAGCCTTCTCGCGCAACCAGAACGCCACCCGGTACACCTTCACGATCCGCGACCGGGTGACATTCAGTGACCGGACACCGCTGACCGCCGAGGTGGTGAAGGCGAACTTCGACCAGCTCGGCAAGGGCGACCCGGGCAAGAAGATGCCGGCCTTCGCCGATTTCGTGGGCTACGACCACAGCGAGGTCAGCGGAAACGTCGTGACCGTGTTCCTCAACCGGCCCAATACCAACTTCTACAAGGTTTTGTCCTACAGCCGCGCGGGGATCCGCGCGCCGTCGACGCTGGCCCTCGATTACCAGCGCCAGGCCAAGATCGAAAATGTCGTCGGCTCAGGGCCGTTCGTTTACCAATCGCAGATTCCCGACCAACAGGTGGTGCTCACGAAGCGCCCGGATTACGCGTGGGCGCCGTCGTCGTGGCCGAACCGGGGGGCCGCCTATCTGGACAAGGTCGTCTTCCGGGTGATCGCCGAACCGGGCCTGCGTGCGGGTGCGGTCCAGTCGCATCAGGTGGACGTGGCCCGCGGGATCCAGCCGACCGACGAACCCGCGCTCAAACAGGGTGGACTGCAGGTGATCTCGGTTGCAGCACCCGCCGAGACCGCGAACCTGGTCGGGTTCAGGATCAACGACCAGGTCGTCAACGACGTGCGGGTGCGCCGGGCGCTGCAGTTGGGCATCGACCGCCAAGCGGTGGTGGATACGGTGCTGTCGGACAGTTATCGGGCAAGTGATTCCGTTCTCGGCCACGACGACCCACTGTTCGCCAACGTGAGCGCCGACATCGGATACGAACCGGAGCGGGCGGCCAGCCTGCTCGATGCGGCCGGATGGCGACCCGGCAGCGACGGTGTGCGCGAAAAAAACGGTAAGAAGCTGAATTTGACGCTGGCGGCGTCCAACCAGAGTGTGGTGTTCCGCCCGGCGTTCGAGTTCATCGAATCGCAGTGGCGAGAACTGGGCGTCGTCCTGCAGAACCGGGCGGGTGATACGACGTTCTTCAACGCCTCCAGCAGCCAACAGTCGACTCCGCTGTTCGGCACCCGAATTCAATACAACATCGGCCTGGGCCTGCTGTTCGGCCGCCCGAAGAGCAACCTGACATTCGCCAAGAACGACGATCTGATCGCGCTATCGGAGGAAGAGCTCAAGGAGACCGATCCGGCCCGGCTCAAAGACATCGTCGCTCGCGAACAGCGCAAGATCATCGACGACCAGCTGGCGTTGGTGCTCTGGGACGAGGTGCAGGTTCACGCCGCCGCGCCGAATGTCCACGTGGAGTTCACCCGCTACACCGAGCCGTTGCTGCAGAGCGCGTGGAAGGCCTGA
- the aroQ gene encoding type II 3-dehydroquinate dehydratase: MTTTVNVINGPNLGRLGRREPDVYGDTTHGQMAALIEREADALGLKAVVRQSDSEAELLDWIHSAADAGEPVILNAGGLTHTSVALRDACAELSAPLIEVHISNVHAREEFRRHSYLSPVATGVIVGLGVQGYLLALRYLAGEPGAGG; this comes from the coding sequence ATGACCACGACGGTGAACGTCATCAACGGACCCAATCTGGGCCGGCTGGGCCGGCGCGAGCCGGACGTGTACGGCGACACGACCCATGGCCAGATGGCGGCGCTGATCGAGCGGGAAGCCGACGCGCTCGGCCTCAAAGCCGTTGTGCGGCAAAGCGACAGCGAAGCCGAATTGCTGGACTGGATTCATTCCGCGGCCGACGCCGGCGAGCCGGTGATCCTCAACGCCGGCGGCCTGACCCATACGTCGGTGGCGCTGCGCGACGCGTGCGCGGAGCTGAGTGCGCCCCTGATCGAGGTGCACATCTCCAATGTCCATGCGCGCGAAGAGTTCCGGCGACACTCCTACCTCAGCCCGGTCGCGACCGGAGTGATCGTCGGGCTGGGGGTGCAGGGCTATCTGCTCGCGCTGCGCTATCTGGCCGGGGAGCCCGGCGCCGGCGGCTAG
- a CDS encoding ABC transporter ATP-binding protein translates to MAPPLLDVSGLTVTYPGDPPKVALDHLDLAVAAGEFVAVVGESGSGKTTLANAVLGLLPPAATITAGSLAIGGRHALGLSERQWCGLRGSTVGLVPQDPGTSLNPVRTIGSQLAEVFTLKGERLSRRQIRQRCVDLLDRVEIDRAAQRLKQYPGELSGGMRQRVLLAIAFGLNPELLIADEPTSALDVTVQRHVLAVFDRLVAEHGTTVVFITHDIGVATDHASRIVVMRDGAVVEDAAADAIVAAPRTEYAAHLIRRLGAQQPDVAHAGSEDVIEVAAVAKEFRVGARDTHTAVADLTFTVRRGETLALVGESGSGKSTTAKMIVGLLKPSRGTVSVLGRDIASLSARGRREHWQDIQFVYQNPGSALDPRWTVRQILESPLRSYGLADRGRRALRISEAMAGVGLSLDKLDRRPAELSGGECQRVAIARALVVRPQIVLLDEPLSALDVVTQEQIIGLLQRLQEELGLTYLFISHDLSVVRRVSHRVVVLRAGRVVERGDTAAVFAAPAAEYTRALVDAAPGRRLAHLALSASG, encoded by the coding sequence GTGGCCCCACCGCTGCTCGACGTGTCCGGCCTCACCGTGACCTACCCGGGGGATCCGCCCAAGGTGGCCCTCGACCACCTCGATCTGGCGGTGGCAGCGGGAGAATTCGTCGCCGTGGTCGGCGAATCCGGTTCGGGCAAAACCACTTTGGCGAACGCGGTGCTCGGGCTGCTACCGCCGGCCGCGACGATCACCGCGGGGTCGCTGGCCATCGGTGGCCGCCACGCGCTCGGCCTCAGTGAGCGCCAGTGGTGCGGGCTGCGGGGCAGCACCGTCGGATTGGTTCCGCAGGATCCCGGTACGTCGCTGAACCCGGTGCGCACCATCGGATCTCAGCTCGCCGAGGTCTTCACCCTGAAAGGGGAGAGGCTCTCCCGGCGCCAGATCCGGCAGCGCTGCGTCGACCTGTTGGACCGGGTCGAAATCGACCGCGCCGCGCAACGGCTGAAGCAGTATCCCGGTGAGCTGTCCGGGGGGATGCGTCAGCGCGTGCTCCTGGCGATCGCGTTCGGTCTCAATCCCGAGCTGCTGATCGCCGACGAGCCGACGTCCGCCCTCGATGTGACCGTCCAGCGCCACGTCTTGGCCGTGTTCGACCGGCTGGTCGCCGAGCACGGCACCACCGTCGTCTTCATCACCCACGACATCGGGGTGGCCACCGATCATGCGTCGCGCATCGTGGTGATGCGCGACGGCGCCGTCGTGGAAGATGCCGCGGCCGACGCGATCGTCGCGGCGCCGCGCACCGAGTACGCCGCGCACCTGATCCGTCGGCTCGGGGCACAGCAGCCGGACGTCGCGCACGCCGGTTCCGAAGACGTCATCGAGGTCGCCGCCGTCGCCAAGGAGTTCCGGGTCGGCGCCCGGGACACGCACACCGCCGTGGCGGACCTGACCTTCACCGTCCGGCGCGGCGAGACGCTGGCCTTGGTGGGGGAGTCCGGGTCGGGCAAGTCGACGACCGCGAAGATGATCGTCGGCCTGCTCAAGCCCAGCCGGGGGACGGTTTCTGTGCTGGGCCGCGACATCGCCTCGCTGTCGGCGCGGGGACGGCGCGAGCACTGGCAGGACATCCAGTTCGTTTATCAGAACCCCGGTTCGGCGCTCGACCCCCGATGGACCGTCCGTCAGATCCTGGAGAGCCCGCTGCGCTCCTACGGGCTGGCCGACAGGGGTCGGCGGGCGCTGCGTATCTCGGAGGCGATGGCCGGCGTCGGGCTGAGCCTGGACAAGCTCGACCGGCGGCCCGCCGAGCTGTCCGGCGGTGAATGCCAACGCGTCGCGATCGCCCGCGCGCTGGTGGTGCGACCGCAGATCGTGCTGCTCGATGAACCGCTGTCGGCGCTGGATGTCGTGACGCAGGAACAGATCATCGGCCTGCTGCAGCGGCTGCAGGAGGAGCTGGGCCTGACGTATCTGTTCATCTCCCATGACCTGTCGGTCGTCCGGCGGGTGTCGCATCGCGTCGTGGTGCTGCGGGCGGGACGGGTGGTGGAACGCGGGGACACCGCGGCGGTGTTCGCGGCGCCGGCCGCGGAGTACACCCGCGCGCTCGTGGACGCCGCCCCGGGCCGCCGGTTGGCGCATCTGGCGCTGTCCGCCTCCGGATAG
- a CDS encoding shikimate kinase, which yields MAPKAVLVGLPGSGKSTIGRRLAKALGVDFLDTDVAIEQQTGRRIADIFATDGEPEFRRIEEDVVRAALAGHDGVVSLGGGAVTSPGVREALAGHTVIYLEISASEGVRRTGGNAVRPLLAGPDRADKYRALLAERSPLYRRAATIRVDTNRRNPGAVVRYIVSRLQAPAGAAT from the coding sequence ATGGCTCCCAAGGCCGTCCTGGTGGGTCTGCCGGGGTCGGGCAAGTCCACCATCGGCCGGCGGCTGGCCAAGGCCCTCGGCGTCGACTTCCTGGACACCGATGTGGCCATCGAGCAGCAGACCGGGCGCCGCATCGCCGACATCTTCGCCACCGACGGCGAGCCGGAATTCCGCCGCATCGAGGAGGACGTGGTGCGCGCCGCGCTGGCCGGCCACGACGGCGTGGTGTCGCTCGGCGGCGGCGCCGTGACCAGCCCGGGGGTGCGCGAGGCGCTCGCCGGTCACACCGTCATCTATCTGGAGATCAGCGCCAGCGAGGGCGTGCGCCGCACCGGCGGCAACGCCGTGCGCCCGCTGCTGGCCGGCCCCGACCGCGCCGACAAGTACCGCGCGCTGCTGGCCGAGCGCAGCCCGCTGTACCGGCGCGCGGCCACCATCCGCGTCGACACCAACCGGCGCAACCCCGGAGCGGTGGTCCGCTACATCGTCTCGCGGTTGCAGGCTCCCGCCGGGGCGGCCACATGA
- a CDS encoding B-4DMT family transporter produces MSNWMLRGLVYAAAMVVVRLFQGALINAWQTQATLFSVTLLLLFVIGVAVWGVLDGRRDAIDNPDPDRRGDLAMTWLLAGLVAGVLSGAVSWLIALVYNGLYTGGLLNEVTTFAAFTALCVFLPGIIGVTIGRWRVDRNPPPRRPGTDEDRADTDVFSAVRADDAPTGEIPAQTSGAQAEARTAAVATAEREAPTDSVATTESPTETIAKPEDDPKTEVIRTGDEHTKPGTEHDKG; encoded by the coding sequence ATGAGTAACTGGATGCTGCGCGGATTGGTCTACGCCGCGGCGATGGTCGTCGTCCGATTGTTCCAAGGTGCACTGATCAACGCGTGGCAGACGCAGGCCACCCTGTTCAGCGTGACGCTGCTGCTGTTGTTCGTCATCGGTGTGGCCGTGTGGGGGGTTCTCGACGGCCGCCGCGACGCCATCGACAACCCGGATCCGGATCGTCGCGGCGACCTGGCGATGACATGGCTGCTGGCCGGGCTGGTGGCCGGTGTGCTCAGCGGGGCCGTCTCCTGGCTGATCGCGCTCGTCTACAACGGCCTGTACACCGGCGGGCTGCTCAACGAGGTGACGACGTTCGCGGCCTTCACCGCGCTGTGCGTCTTCCTGCCCGGCATCATCGGCGTGACCATCGGGCGCTGGCGGGTGGACCGCAATCCCCCGCCGCGCCGGCCGGGCACCGACGAGGACCGGGCCGACACCGACGTGTTCTCCGCGGTGCGCGCCGACGACGCCCCCACCGGGGAGATCCCGGCGCAGACGTCCGGCGCCCAGGCCGAGGCGCGGACCGCGGCGGTCGCCACGGCCGAGCGCGAGGCGCCCACCGACTCGGTGGCCACCACCGAATCACCGACCGAAACGATCGCCAAGCCCGAGGACGACCCGAAGACCGAGGTGATCCGCACCGGCGACGAGCACACCAAGCCGGGCACCGAACACGACAAGGGCTAG
- a CDS encoding ABC transporter permease, translating into MVTYIATRVGQSAIVLLVAFTVVFWGVSILPTDPAAIFVAKGEGYFNPDIVTQVRAFYGYDRPLWVQYFSQLNQVLHGHFGFSLSSGQSVTDRIGGVIGETVKLAATATVFALLFAAVITVLATTCAPVRSLVRAIPPLFGAIPTFWLGLVVLQVFSVQLGLISLFPDGSVTSLVVAALVLAVPISAPIAQVLGKNIDATLALPHINTARAKGGTPGWVIRKHVLKNAAAPALTVTATTVGALLGGSVVTETVFSRSGLGAVLLQAVSNQDISLIQGLVLLTAVVIVAANLVVDLIYPLLDPRVTKLQRRGFTTRLGRFG; encoded by the coding sequence ATGGTCACCTACATCGCCACCCGGGTCGGCCAGTCGGCGATCGTGCTGCTGGTGGCCTTCACGGTCGTCTTTTGGGGGGTCAGCATCCTGCCGACCGATCCCGCGGCAATCTTCGTGGCCAAGGGCGAGGGCTATTTCAACCCCGACATCGTGACCCAGGTCAGGGCGTTCTACGGCTATGACCGGCCGTTGTGGGTGCAGTACTTCTCGCAGCTGAATCAGGTGCTGCACGGGCATTTCGGCTTTTCGCTGTCCAGCGGTCAGTCCGTCACCGATCGCATCGGCGGGGTGATCGGCGAGACGGTGAAGTTGGCGGCCACGGCAACCGTGTTCGCGCTGCTGTTCGCTGCCGTTATCACGGTGCTGGCGACCACGTGCGCGCCGGTGCGGTCGTTGGTGCGCGCGATTCCGCCGCTGTTCGGCGCCATTCCGACGTTCTGGCTGGGATTGGTTGTACTGCAGGTTTTTTCGGTGCAGCTCGGGCTGATATCGCTGTTTCCGGACGGATCTGTGACCTCGCTCGTGGTCGCGGCGCTGGTGCTCGCGGTGCCCATCTCGGCGCCGATCGCGCAGGTGCTGGGCAAGAACATCGATGCCACACTGGCGCTTCCGCACATCAACACCGCGCGCGCCAAGGGCGGCACACCCGGGTGGGTGATCCGCAAGCACGTGCTGAAGAACGCCGCCGCGCCGGCGCTGACCGTGACCGCGACGACGGTGGGTGCGTTACTGGGTGGCTCGGTGGTCACCGAAACCGTGTTCTCTCGTTCCGGTTTGGGTGCCGTCCTGCTGCAGGCGGTTTCCAACCAGGACATCTCGCTGATCCAAGGCCTGGTGCTGCTGACGGCGGTGGTCATCGTCGCGGCGAATCTCGTGGTCGACTTGATCTATCCGCTGCTGGATCCGCGCGTCACCAAGCTGCAGCGCCGCGGCTTCACCACCCGGCTGGGCAGGTTCGGTTGA
- the aroC gene encoding chorismate synthase — protein sequence MLRWITAGESHGRALVAVLEGMVAGVEVTSLDIAEQLARRRLGYGRGARMAFERDAVSVLSGVRHGVTLGGPIAVEIGNTEWPKWETVMAADPVDPGELADSARNAPLTRPRPGHADYAGMLKYGFDDARPVLERASARETAARVAAATIARAFLRQALGVEVLSHVISIGPSAPYDGPPPGPADLPSIDASPVRAFDKAAEEAMITEIEAAKKDGDTLGGVVEVVVLGLPVGLGSFTSGDNRLDSQLAAAVMGIQAIKGVEIGDGFETARRRGSRAHDEMYPGPDGVVRSTNRAGGLEGGMTNGQPLRVRAAMKPISTVPRALATVDMATGDEAVAIHQRSDVCAVPAAGVVVEAMVALVLARAALQKFGGDSLAETRRNLESYRQAVAEREAPAARGTA from the coding sequence GTGTTGCGTTGGATCACTGCTGGGGAGTCGCACGGCCGCGCGCTGGTGGCCGTGCTCGAAGGCATGGTCGCCGGTGTGGAGGTCACCTCCCTCGACATCGCCGAACAGCTGGCCCGTCGTCGTCTCGGTTACGGCCGCGGCGCCCGGATGGCGTTCGAGCGGGACGCGGTGAGCGTGCTGTCCGGGGTGCGGCACGGCGTCACCCTGGGCGGGCCCATCGCCGTCGAGATCGGCAATACCGAATGGCCGAAGTGGGAGACCGTGATGGCCGCGGACCCGGTCGACCCGGGCGAGCTGGCGGACAGCGCGCGCAACGCGCCGCTGACCCGGCCGCGGCCGGGCCACGCCGACTACGCGGGCATGCTCAAGTACGGCTTCGACGACGCCCGGCCGGTGCTGGAGCGGGCCAGCGCCCGCGAGACCGCGGCGCGCGTGGCGGCCGCCACCATCGCCCGCGCGTTCCTGCGCCAGGCGCTCGGCGTCGAGGTGCTCTCGCACGTCATCTCGATCGGGCCGTCGGCGCCCTACGACGGCCCGCCGCCCGGCCCGGCCGACCTGCCCTCGATCGACGCCAGCCCGGTGCGCGCCTTCGACAAGGCCGCCGAGGAGGCGATGATCACCGAGATCGAGGCCGCCAAGAAGGACGGCGACACGCTCGGCGGCGTCGTCGAGGTGGTGGTCCTCGGCCTGCCCGTCGGGCTGGGCTCGTTCACCAGCGGGGACAACAGGCTGGACAGCCAGCTCGCGGCCGCCGTCATGGGCATCCAGGCCATCAAGGGCGTCGAGATCGGCGACGGCTTCGAGACCGCACGCCGCCGCGGCAGCCGCGCCCACGACGAGATGTACCCCGGGCCCGACGGCGTGGTCCGCTCGACGAACCGCGCGGGCGGCCTGGAGGGCGGCATGACCAACGGCCAGCCGCTGCGGGTGCGTGCCGCGATGAAGCCCATCTCCACGGTCCCGCGGGCGCTGGCCACGGTCGACATGGCGACCGGCGACGAGGCCGTCGCGATCCACCAGCGCTCGGACGTGTGCGCGGTGCCCGCCGCCGGCGTGGTGGTCGAGGCCATGGTGGCGCTGGTGCTGGCGCGGGCCGCGCTGCAGAAGTTCGGCGGCGACTCGCTGGCCGAAACCCGCCGCAACCTGGAGTCCTACCGGCAGGCGGTCGCCGAGCGGGAGGCGCCGGCCGCCCGGGGTACCGCGTAA